A portion of the Malassezia japonica chromosome 3, complete sequence genome contains these proteins:
- the SEC11 gene encoding signal peptidase I (TransMembrane:2 (i21-41o156-173i); MEROPS:MER0000600; COG:U; EggNog:ENOG503P0U2) translates to MLGALLQDLRSQPWRRQALQVVQMLHVIAVALAVWKGMAVVTNTESPVVVVLSGSMEPGYYRGDLLFLTKTSRPIEVGDVTVYRARNTEIPIVHRVIETHSAPKSGQLLLTKGDNNGQDDIMLYNGMRWLHSDQIVGRVMGYLPYVGYVTLLMNDFPMLKYVVLGLLGLSMLFERE, encoded by the exons ATGCTCGGTGCTCTGCTGCAGGATTTGCGCTCGCAGCCCTGGCGGCGCCAAGCCCTCCAGGTAGTGCAGATGCTGCATGTAATTGCCGTTGCACTTGCCGTGTGGAAGGGAATGGCGGTGGTGACCAACACCGAGTCGCCCGTCGTCGTGGTGCTGAGCGGCAGCATGGAGCCGGGCTACTACCGCGGTGACCTGCTCTTCCTGACCAAGACCAGCCGCCCAATCGAGGTGGGTGACGTGACTGTATACCGTGCGCGCAACACCGAGATTCCGATCGTGCATCGCGTTATCGAGACACACAG CGCTCCGAAAAGCGGCCAGCTGCTCTTGACCAAGGGCGATAACAATGGCCAGGACGATATCATGCTGTACAATGGTATGCGGTGGCTGCACAGCGACCAGATCGTCGGTCGCGTGATGGGATACCTGCCCTACGTCGGCTACGTCACGCTACTGATGAACGACTTCCCCATGCTGAAATACGTGGTCCTGGGCCTGCTGGGCCTGTCGATGCTCTTTGAACGCGAATAG
- a CDS encoding uncharacterized protein (TransMembrane:4 (i49-68o105-124i191-211o217-238i); EggNog:ENOG503PKDQ) — protein sequence MASTSRRTAGLHEDVLAQYDENDSAPVIDESEQQQVIDQIRLANEKSNYWYRAALLLIYALVVVLYLTPVPAYAMGKHPKSHMTIFLHHHHTVGTEDDLTYLPAFPIYASIASLLIYLMFLASYELADRLSLVAPQEFAFPRQPHPFGTAPWWIVPVLRDIRLAPSRSERKKAADKAPQKAELAKVLPPRIVYIGFVWVCSWPIPLMTFGLGAFDDALWWSFPFAAFTIHVLIEWWMYKADRNTLGLQGLKYNYKTA from the exons ATGGCGAGTACCTCGCGTCGCACCGCCGGCCTGCACGAAGATGTGCTTGCGCAGTACGATGAAAATGACAGCGCTCCTGTGATTGATGAGTCGG AACAACAGCAGGTCATTGACCAGATCCGCCTCGCGAACGAAAAGTCCAACTACTGGTACCGCGCAGCGCTCCTGCTGATTTATGCGCTGGTGGTCGTTCT TTACCTCACTCCTGTGCCTGCGTACGCTATGGGCAAGCACCCCAAGAGCCACATGACCATCTTTTTGCACCACCACCACACCGTCGGCACGGAGGATGACCTGACCTACCTGCCTGCCTTCCCGATCTACGCCTCGATTGCATCGCTCCTGATCTACCTCATGTTCCTTGCTTCgtacgagctcgcggaccGCCTCAGCCTCGTGGCTCCCCAGGAGTTTGCTTTCCCCCGCCAGCCGCATCCCTTTGGCACTGCGCCGTGGTGGATTGTGCCGGTGCTGCGTGACATTCGCCTTGCTCCATCGAggagcgagcgcaagaaGGCTGCGGACAAGGCTCCTCAGAAGGCGGAACTCGCCAAGGTGCTGCCGCCCCGCATCGTCTACATTGGCTTCGTGTGGGTGTGCTCGTGGCCCATCCCGCTGATGACctttggcctcggcgcgttTGACGACGCGCTGTGGTGGTCGTTCCCCTTTGCCGCCTTCACCATCCACGTCCTGATCGAGTGGTGGATGTACAAGGCGGACCGCAACACGCTGGGTCTTCAGGGACTCAAGTACAACTACAAGACCGCATAA
- the MED6 gene encoding Mediator of RNA polymerase II transcription subunit 6 (COG:K; BUSCO:EOG09264S40; EggNog:ENOG503P0AP): protein MAQEAPAFNPLHVQWKNPELLAYLGLQKGGVKQGTSVLDESNVMEYFSTSPFYDRHSNNEHVRMQSAALIAQTIATTPQSGAELMATIARKHQEELNPDRVDPATSAYYIINDCIYQAPDMYTILATRLQSSLLGLRTTLDLQREHRVAFNPRRGHFGRFLTADAAPNESDKMEEETS from the exons ATGGCGCAGGAAGCGCCCGCATTTAATCCGCTGCATGTGCAGTGGAAGAACCCCGAGTTGCTCGCCTACCTAGGCCTGCAGAAAGGGGGTGTGAAGCAAGGCACATCGGTGCTCGATGAGTCGAATGTAATGGAGTACTTTAGCACGTCGCCTTTCTACGATCGGCATAGCAACAACGAGCATGTGCGCATGCAAAGCGCAGCGCTCATCGCACAAACGATAGCCACTACGCCCCAGTCGGGCGCGGAGCTCATGGCAACGATCGCGCGGAAACACCAAGAAGAGCTAAA CCCGGATCGCG TCGACCCCGCGACGTCCGCCTACTATATCATCAACGACTGTATCTACCAAGCCCCTGATATGTATACCATTCTGGCTACGCGCCTT CAATCCTCGCTCCTAGGCTTGCGTACGACCCTAgatctgcagcgcgagcaccgcgtcgcatTCAAtccccgccgcggccactTTGGCCGTTTCCTTacggccgacgccgcgcctaACGAGTCGGACAAGATGGAAGAAGAAACATCATAG
- a CDS encoding RING-type E3 ubiquitin transferase (COG:O; EggNog:ENOG503P784), with protein MSARSQADEDRDWIDLAQGNDVWDMTYSSDTESYSPSGSSSSGDDPVLDHPNDAVVVVSDGEDDLEIQQVRKLSAEEIRRQRMDAARAALRRAANAAPRPPPPTNALLSTYKCSICLCPPTNVSVTSCGHMFCGGCLYDALSMQMRQDGHEWSDTDWLGVMGDPAARNAPRGSNLFTPFGSSGALALANAAGISSSPAREMFSEWVSQRQAGGSPDEAPPEHAPPAVPASRLRANNGTGRLRGHCPVCRTTIQGGFTGPGRRGILGLDIMLGTPAAEPQPFDVSVDDPSSDHETMQEPRKRARAQ; from the coding sequence atgagcgcacgcagccaggcggacgaggaccgcgACTGGATTGACCTTGCGCAGGGGAACGATGTGTGGGATATGACATACAGCTCGGATACCGAGTCGTACAGTCCATCGgggtcgagctcgtcgggaGACGATCCTGTGCTCGACCACCCCAACGACGCGGTGGTCGTCGTAAGCGATGGCGAGGACGACCTCGAGATCCAGCAAGTGCGCAAGCTCAGCGCAGAAGAGATTCGTAGGCAACGCATggatgcggcgcgtgcggcgctccgccgcgcggccaaTGCTGCACCACGGCCCCCGCCACCGACCAACGCACTGCTGTCGACGTACAAATGCTCCATCTGCCTATGCCCACCAACGAACGTGAGCGTCACGTCATGCGGACACATGTTCTGCGGGGGGTGCCTGTACGATGCACTCTCGATGCAGATGCGCCAGGACGGGCACGAATGGTCCGATACAGACTGGCTGGGTGTCATGGGCGACCCGGCCGCACGAAACGCGCCACGCGGCTCGAACCTCTTTACGCCGTTTGGGAGCAGCGGTGCGCTTGCGTTGGCAAATGCGGCCGGCATCTCGTCGTCACCAGCGCGCGAAATGTTCTCGGAATGGGTTtcgcagcgccaggcggGCGGCTCaccggacgaggcgccgcccgaaCATGCACCCCCGGCTGTGCCCGCgagccgcctgcgcgcaaATAATGGTACTGGACGCTTGCGGGGACATTGCCCTGTGTGCCGCACGACGATCCAAGGCGGTTTTACCGGCCCTGGCCGCCGTGGCATCCTGGGACTGGACATTATGCTCGGCACacccgccgccgagccgcagccGTTTGACGTCTCTGTTGACGACCCCTCAAGCGATCACGAGACGATGCAAGAGCCGCGCAaacgcgctcgtgcacagTAG
- the MAS1 gene encoding mitochondrial processing peptidase (MEROPS:MER0043985; COG:O; EggNog:ENOG503NU8R) — MPSVARSLATAAARSPLTQVTMLPNGLTVATEATPGAQTATVGAWIDAGSRSETSRSNGTAHFLEHMAFKGTGKRSQQELELEVENIGAHLNAYTSREQTVYYAKAFKNDVGKAVDIISDILQNSKLEANAIERERDVILREQEEVDKLQEEVVFDHLHSVAFQGQALGRTILGPKENILSISRDDLSNYIKSKYTADRVVLVGAGGVDHDELVKLAEHHFSGLPTSATPIPLGQNQYTPSEFVGSEVRVRDDTSSTVNVAIAVEGASWKSPDYFPMLVLQSVFGNWDRSLGASPLLSSRLSHVISSNNLANSFMHFSTSYSDTGLWGIYMVSENLVNLDDMVHFTLKEWQRASTGLGSAEVERAKAQLKASLLLGLDGTTAVAEDIGRQLVTTGKRFTPQDIEASIDAVTPAELQRVAKKYLWDKDFALAATGRTEGLLDYNRIRADMSGLMY, encoded by the exons ATGCCGAGCGTGGCCCGCTCCCtggccacggccgccgctcgctcg CCGTTGACCCAGGTGACTATGCTCCCCAACGGCCTTACCGTCGCCACTGAGGCTACCCCTGGTGCCCAGACTGCCACGGTCGGCGCCTGGATCGACGCCGGTTCGCGCTCGGAgacctcgcgctccaaCGGTACCGCGCACTTTTTGGAGCACATGGCCTTCAAGG GCACTGGCAAGCGCTCGCAGCAGGAGCTTGAGCTCGAGGTGGAAAACATTGGTGCTCACCTGAACGCTTACACTTCGCGTGAGCAGACGGTGTACTACGCCAAGGCCTTCAAGAACGATGTTGGCAAGGCTGTGGACATCATCTCGGACATCCTCCAGAACTCGAAGCTGGAGGCGAACGCCATCGAGCGTGAGCGTGATGTGATCCTCCGCGAGCAGGAGGAGGTTGACAAGCTCCAGGAGGAGGTTGTCTTTGACCACCTGCACTCGGTTGCCTTCCAGGGCCAGGCTCTGGGCCGCACCATCCTTGGCCCCAAGGAGAACATCCTCTCGATCAGCCGCGACGACCTGTCGAACTACATCAAGTCGAAGTACACTGCCGACCGTGTTGTGCTGGTCGGTGCTGGTGGCGTGGAccacgacgagctcgtcaagctcgccgagcaccacTTCAGCGGTCTGCCCACCTCGGCCACCCCTATCCCCCTGGGCCAGAACCAGTACACCCCCAGCGAGTTTGTCGGCTCGgaggtgcgcgtgcgcgacgatACCTCGTCGACTGTCAACGTGGCGATCGCCGTGGAGGGTGCCAGCTGGAAGTCGCCTGACTATTTCCCCATGCTCGTGCTCCAGTCGGTCTTTGGTAACTGGGACCGTTCGCTCGGTGCCTCGCCGCTCCTGTCGAGCCGCCTGTCGCACGTCATCTCGTCGAACAACCTGGCCAACTCGTTCATGCACTTCAGCACCTCATACTCCGACACCGGTCTCTGGGGTATCTACATGGTTTCGGAGAACCTGGTCAACCTCGATGACATGGTCCACTTCACCCTCAAGGAGTGGCAGCGTGCCTCGACCGGTCTCGGCtccgccgaggtcgagcgcgccaaggcgcagctcaAGGCCTCGCTTCTGCTTGGCCTCGACGGCACCACCGCCGTTGCCGAGGACATTGGTCGCCAGCTCGTGACCACGGGCAAGCGCTTCACGCCCCAGGACATCGAGGCCTCGATCGACGCCGTGACTCCTGCTGagctccagcgcgtcgccaagAAGTACCTGTGGGACAAGGActttgcgctcgcggccacTGGCCGCACCGAGGGTCTTCTGGACTACAACCGTATCCGCGCTGACATGTCCGGACTGATGTACTAA
- the VMA3 gene encoding H(+)-transporting V0 sector ATPase subunit c (TransMembrane:4 (o12-33i54-81o93-118i130-155o); COG:P; EggNog:ENOG503P1TH) yields MSDQINFELCPVYAPFFGAMGVTAAIVFTCLGASYGTAKSGVGISAMGVLRPDLLIKCIIPVVMAGIIAIYGLVVSVLVAGDIKSPMSLYAGFIQLGAGLSVGLAGLAAGFAIGIVGDAGVRGTAQQPRLYIGMILILIFAEVLGLYGLIVALILNTRVSEAPSCMLK; encoded by the exons ATGAGCGACCAGATCAACTTTGAACTTTGCCCCGTCTATGCGCCGTTTTTCGGTGCTATG GGTGTGACGGCTGCCATTGTCTTCACTT GTCTCGGCGCCAGTTACGGTACCGCCAAGTCGGGTGTTGGTATCTCGGCCATGGGTGTCCTGCGCCCTGATCTCCTGATCAAGTGTATCATTCCCGTCGTTATGGCTGGTATCATTGCT ATCTACGGTCTCGTGGTCAGTGTGCTTGTCGCCGGTGACA TCAAGTCGCCCATGTCGCTCTACGCCGGTTTCATCCAGCTCGGTGCGGGTCTCTcggtcggcctcgccggtCTTGCTGCCGGCTTCGCAATTGGCATTGTCGGTGATGCTGGTGTGCGCGGTACTGCGCAGCAGCCCCGTCTGTACATTGGTATGATCCTTATCCTCATTTTCGCCGAGGTACTGGGTCTCTACGGGCTGATTGTTGCGCTGATTCTCAACACCCGCGTTTCGGAGGCGCCTAGC TGCATGCTCAAGTAA
- the LEU1 gene encoding 3-isopropylmalate dehydratase (BUSCO:EOG09260SL3; EggNog:ENOG503NUV6; COG:E), with protein sequence MSASKPRTLYQKIFDSHLITEEEDGTCLIYIDRHLVHEVTSPQAFEGLRLAQRKVRRTDCTLATVDHNIPTDSRKEYRDTETFVHEADSRLQCMTLEQNVKEFGLTFYGLTDSRQGIVHVVGPEQGFTVPGGTLVCGDSHTSTHGAFGVLAFGIGTSEVEHVLATQTLLQKRSKNFLIEVNGEVPEGVTSKDIMLYIIGVIGTAGGTGCVLEFGGSTIRSLSMEARMSMCNMSIEAGARAGVIAPDQVTFDYLKGRPLVPKGAEWDKAVEYWLSLASDEGAVYDKVVRIDAKDIPPTITWGTSPQDTVPITGKVPDPKNAPSPELASQWERSLKYMGLEANTPMEEVKVDKVFIGSCTNSRIEDLREAARVLQGRKVSEHVHAMLVPGSGLVKKQAEAEGLDKVFKAAGFDWREAGCSMCLGMNPDQLAPGERCASTSNRNFEGRQGAGGRTHLMSPAMAAAAAVTGYLTDVRKLTTGRISGFDAGNPSFEIQVQDPMQFINAGDFKIETAAPPVSETAPQKDVASKAEPAGVIGSSMPAFTVVKGVAAPMDRSNVDTDLIIPKQFLKTIKRTGLGSALFWPLRYDVKTGEPIADFVLNKKPYDQAKILVVTGSNFGCGSSREHAPWSLLDFGIRAVIAESFADIFQNNMTKNGQLPVILKPEEIKRVVQDAEAGKEIAVDLEQQKVICADGQTAFSFVTPPFVRHCLLNGLDDIALTLQKEKEITAFEKKRQATPWLDGVVRPGSQSVAEARRAKANTDW encoded by the coding sequence ATGTCGGCAAGCAAGCCCCGTACGCTGTACCAGAAAATCTTCGACTCCCATCTGATCACAGAGGAGGAGGATGGAACGTGCTTGATCTACATTGATCGCCACCTTGTGCACGAGGTCACGTCGCCCCAGGCGTTCGAGGgactgcgcctcgcccagcgcaaggtgcgccgcaccgacTGCACGCTCGCCACCGTCGACCACAACATCCCGACGGACAGCCGCAAGGAATACCGCGACACGGAGACCTTTGTGCACGAGGCCGACTCGCGTCTGCAGTGCATGACCCTCGAGCAGAACGTCAAGGAATTCGGCCTGACTTTTTACGGCCTCACGGACAGCCGCCAAGGCATCGTTCACGTCGTGGGCCCTGAGCAGGGCTTCACCGTGCcgggcggcacgctcgtgTGTGGTGACTCGCACACCtcgacgcacggcgcgtTTGGCGTGCTCGCGTTCGGCATCGGCACCTCGGAGGTAGAGCACGTGTTGGCCACTCAGACGCTGCTGCAGAAGCGCTCCAAAAACTTCCTGATCGAGGTGAACGGCGAGGTGCCGGAGGGCGTGACCAGCAAGGACATTATGCTCTACATCATCGGTGTTATTGGCACCGCTGGCGGCACCGGCTGCGTCCTCGAGTTTGGCGGCTCGACCATCCGCAGCCTGAGCATGGAGGCGCGCATGAGCATGTGCAACATGAGCAtcgaggccggcgcgcgtgcgggtGTCATTGCGCCCGACCAAGTCACCTTTGACTACCTCAAGGGCCGCCCGCTCGTGCCCAAGGGCGCCGAGTGGGACAAGGCGGTGGAGTACTGGCtctcgctcgcctcggacgagggCGCGGTGTACGACAAGGTCGTGCGCATCGATGCTAAGGACATTCCCCCGACGATCACCTGGGGTACCTCGCCGCAGGACACGGTTCCGATCACGGGCAAGGTGCCCGACCCCAAGAACGCTCCGAGCCccgagctcgcgtcgcAGTGGGAGCGCTCGCTGAAGTACATGGGCCTCGAGGCGAACACGCCGATGGAGGAGGTCAAGGTCGACAAGGTCTTTATCGGCTCGTGCACCAactcgcgcatcgaggacCTGCGTGAGGCCGCACGTGTCCTGCAGGGCCGCAAGGTGTCGGAGCATGTGCACGCGATGCTCGTGCCTGGCTCGGGTCTTGTCAAgaagcaggccgaggccgagggTCTCGACAAGGTGTTCAAGGCCGCCGGCTTCGACtggcgcgaggcgggctGCTCCATGTGCCTCGGTATGAACCCCGACCAGCtggcgccgggcgagcgctgcgcttcGACGTCGAACCGCAACTTTGAGGGCCGCCAGGGCGCCGGTGGCCGTACGCATCTGATGAGCCCGGCGATggccgcggctgcggccgTGACCGGCTACCTGACCGATGTGCGCAAGCTCACTACCGGCAGGATTTCCGGCTTCGACGCGGGCAACCCCAGCTTTGAGATCCAGGTCCAGGACCCGATGCAGTTCATCAATGCAGGTGACTTTAAGATTGagaccgccgcgccgcccgtgaGCGAGACTGCGCCGCAAAAGGACGTCGCATCCAAGGCCGAACCGGCCGGGGTGATTGGCAGCAGCATGCCCGCCTTTACGGTCGTCAAGGgggtcgccgcgccgatggACCGCTCCAACGTGGACACGGACCTGATTATTCCCAAGCAGTTCCTCAAGACCATCAAGCGCACGGGTCTTGGCTCGGCCCTCTTCTGGCCGCTGCGCTATGACGTGAAGACCGGCGAGCCGATCGCCGACTTTGTGCTGAACAAGAAGCCCTACGACCAGGCCAAGATCCTCGTCGTGACCGGCTCCAACTTTGgctgcggctcgtcgcgtgAACACGCGCCGTGGTCGCTGCTCGACTTTGGTATCCGTGCCGTGATCGCCGAGAGCTTCGCAGACATTTTCCAGAACAACATGACCAAGAACGGCCAGCTGCCGGTCATCCTCAAGCCCGAGGAGATcaagcgcgtcgtgcaggacgccgaggccggcaaGGAGATCGcggtcgacctcgagcagcaaaAGGTGATTTGTGCCGACGGCCAGACCGCCTTTAGCTTCGTGACCCCGCCCTTTGTGCGCCACTGTCTGCTCAACGGTCTGGACGACATTGCCCTCACCCTCCAAAAGGAGAAGGAGATCACTGCCTTCGAGAAAAAGCGCCAGGCGACCCCGTGGCTCGACGGTGTCGTCCGCCCTGGCTCGCAGAGCGTCGcagaagcgcgccgcgccaaggcCAACACGGATTGGTAG
- a CDS encoding uncharacterized protein (EggNog:ENOG503P540; COG:J), with amino-acid sequence MSHASLSRAERSYILDGLSSATPQRQDGRGLTDFRPLELESPASVQADGSARVMLGSTEVLCGVKAEIEAYQAPRVLCQSGKTTQEFSPWLPPMPRVQATVEYSPALLHEHSANELSMITCTVQDMLSACFALHSDRFGPLFARQFIVVPYAKFWTLHVDVYVLSWSGGNVLDALFAAVSAALWNTRLPETKMLSMDTAKVQQDTASVPDATSDDPVGMKFITRGKRHAAGQPGAASVDFALEGEWDEGVALDGRADVPVCISVYPVNDTFLLDPTLEEEGALHTCIAILASASGRLYGVRQRGDGEITLATINKAIEVGIYYARQLAKTLQEQSNA; translated from the coding sequence ATGTCGCATGCTTCGCTGTCCCGTGCGGAGCGCAGCTACATCCTGGATGGTCTTTCTTCGGCCACGCCTCAGCGCCAGGATGGTAGGGGCCTTACCGACTTTCGCCCCCTTGAGCTCGAGTCGCCCGCGTCTGTCCAGGCCGACGGCTCAGCGCGTGTCATGCTAGGCAGCACCGAGGTCCTCTGTGGTGTAAAGGCCGAGATCGAAGCATACCAAGCCCCTCGCGTCCTGTGCCAGTCAGGAAAGACGACTCAAGAGTTTTCGCCATGGCTACCCCCCATGCCACGTGTGCAGGCCACCGTGGAGTACTCGCcagcgctgctgcacgagcacAGTGCCAACGAGCTGAGCATGATTACGTGCACCGTGCAAGACATGCTCAGTGCGTGCTTTGCACTGCATTCCGACCGTTTCGGCCCCCTCTTTGCGCGCCAGTTTATTGTTGTGCCCTATGCCAAGTTCTGGACGCTGCATGTGGACGTCTATGTGCTTTCGTGGAGTGGCGGCAATGtactcgacgcgctctttgcggcCGTATCGGCTGCGCTATGGAATACCCGTCTCCCCGAGACCAAAATGCTGTCGATGGACACGGCCAAGGTGCAGCAGGACACTGCCTCGGTCCCCGATGCGACAAGCGACGACCCTGTCGGCATGAAATTTATCACGCGCGGCAAGCGGCATGCGGCCGGGCAGCCTGGAGCGGCGTCGGTTGACTTTGCGCTGGAAGGCGAGTGGGATGAAGGCGTGGCGCTCGATGGCCGCGCGGATGTTCCCGTGTGCATTTCGGTGTACCCCGTCAATGACACGTTTCTGCTGGACCCTACGCTGGAGGAAGAAGGCGCGCTACACACCTGTATTGCGATCCTTGCCTCTGCGAGCGGTCGCCTGTATGGCGTGCGGCAGCGTGGCGATGGTGAAATCACGCTTGCTACGATTAACAAAGCCATCGAAGTGGGCATCTATTACGCGCGGCAACTGGCCAAGACATTGCAAGAACAGTCCAATGCATAG